The Mercurialis annua linkage group LG7, ddMerAnnu1.2, whole genome shotgun sequence genome includes the window aaatgcaactcacagtgaccgctttccgaaatataataatataaagatcccATAAACGCGAACTCCATACGTCGCTTGATTACGTAGCTATTCTAGCtcatcggcctggtagctcgtcgatacgtcagttacttatccgaatcacctgtacgtttaatttataaaggTAGACTTAGtactaaaatcctaagttataaacttaggttaatataatcgtatttcaaatacgattcttaactttgatagtgttctaatacttagtcgagatattcgttatacctcttattcatcgattcttaatcttaggttccttatatctcgaaaccctaatcgaacacgttgtgttcgatatccaaatttctcgttttcggggtccgtaaTTCACTTTTAATGCCCGACGTACTAGaagtcggaaatctaggtcGAAATGGGGCAAAATGTCCAAACAGGCGTGGTAGCTGGCTGTGCGAGCCCCCGAAGGGTCCCGTGCTTACGCACTGcccagtgtgcgttcgcacaccaacAGGTGTTCGTTCGCACACCatgtgtgcgatcgcacactgcggtgtgcgttcgcacaccgcaCTCAGCccccggaaaatgactttttcGGGCGCTTCGCATCTCATCGTCATTCCCGACATGCTTCCACTTCGTTTACACATATATCTCAATTCAATCTCCACCAAAAACGACTATAGAAatgcgattacgattcgtttaattcgttaaaacgaaataacacTTATTTACTAATTCCCgaaataaaaacgtcaagcttacctcaatTTGAAGCTCAAATATcgtagagaatcgaattctgaacaaatcgatataaagaacgctcgatttggacaaGAAACGACGAAACCACggcggatcgtaatcgatcgtcgaacCTTTCTTTCCTTCACTGATACGTTCTTCTTTCTCTCTGGAATCATCCAGCTTCTTCAAATGATCATATATATgtttggctaattagccattttgGTTCTTTAACTCTtcaacttaaaccatttctcttttaaacttactCTTTTAACCAAATAATTAAGTATCTgttttatacgtattatttatatccaaataaataatactaactcaaaattattgtttttccgtcaataatcttttaattattattttcaagatttaattggctaattcgcactttagtccttaaacttctcaaaagttgcaatttaacccaaaacgcatccgcgtccaaattttaaaaggtctccgattgaccccaAATTTTTACCACTAtttctataaaacatttcgcggaccttgacgaaataatttccctttttgggacttaactggttaaattaccactttagaattggaatatgatattaaattccgcataattacttttaatttcttgtaaatcatttccgatatcgccaccctagcgaatcagaactggacacctggtccaattaaatacttaaatattttggggtattacaaaaaatGGAATCTGGCACTTCAGATACTTGCACCTAAAATGAAACACTGTGGCACTTCAGATACTTGCACCTAAAATGAAACACTGTGTGtgttggggggggggggagggggGTCAGTCGTCACTGAGTGAATTCATTAGTTTACATCATAgaatttataaaacatttcaaaacgatgtattttttaatcaattgaatGCATCCGTTTATGAGTATCTGATTGGAAACCTAATCCTTGATTGTTACGGATTTTAAAATTGCTTTCATACAAGTATTTTAATACTTGTACTACTTATATAATATAGATAAACATGCGTACGTACAAAATTCCTCTAGCtatgagtcccgagataattagCTCGATTTCACCCATACTAGGCAAAACCACACCACAACACACAACCTCAAACCAAAGCCGAATTCGAATTTGTTAAGCTtaaccggtgatcacacagttcctatttccgcccaataggaaagctCGTTCCATAgaatctatactggtttcaaaacataatatatgcatttcgaaaaaaaaaaaacaattctttCAAAATGATGTTATGCAAACTAGATAAACATTTGCATAAGGAATtgcatttttaaaacattttaaatgtaaacAATCCACGTAataaactcattgcttgcttATCCATAATCTTCAATAAAAAGCGTAAGCTCCGTGAGCTCCTTATCCGTTAATAGATCGTCTTGTCGAACCTTAAGACAACTCACATAATTATCAAGATAGGTTCTAACTCGATAGACGTACAAGATTCAAGAATAACAAGTATATAACTTGTCACACTATCGACCCTGCAAACGACTACTATTGCTAACTGTAAAATAGTCTGACCtctaaacaaaaccaacattcttaaagttcagaatTTCCTCTACAACTTTCGTTCAGGTTTAGGACTATTAATaacacccgaaggtgtcgaaaactAGCCCTGAAGTTAATAACTTGGACTGTCCAGAATATCAAAATTGTTAAGTGCGACGTAATGTTCTGATTTATTCGAGTCTCTTAGAGGTCGAATCTGCAGAATGCGGAACTAATCACTTTTATAAAACACCCTTAAGTTTTCGAACCAACAAATGGAACTTAATTCGGAGCTGTATAGCTCGAGATATTGCCCTCGCAATACCTCTATTCTGCACCCAACAATTCCAGCAACCATCATCAACTAACTACGTCGAACTATAGCGTATTAAAACTGACTAAACAAAATCCGTTTCGAGGTTTCTTTAACATCAAAACCACAACGGATCCTAGGCCCGAAGGTTGACGTAACAGCCATCAAGCGACCGGTTATATATATGTTTCAAAGGTAGAATCTATTGAAGgagattaaaatataataatgaaattcatattataaaatttaaccaTATGACATTTCAAATTCTAATCTAACAAATAATTGTATGCAAAAAAGAAATAACCAGAATAAGGCTAGTAATTTTGCTAAAGGTGTCATCTTGTCTCGCAGCAATAAATAAAGTTTTGTTGGTACGAAGGTCTTGATTTTAATCACTTTGGATTAGTCTGTGAACAAGAGCTGAACTAGATTTGTGAAATGGTGGAACGAAATCATACAAAATTCTTTTTTAGGGGCGAAATACATAAAAATagctaaatttttataaaataaaaaagttgaagggtacatttgttaaaataaatatatttatgggGGCGGATGCCCCTTCGGCCATATAGCATGGTTTCGTCCTTGCCCGTGTAACCGCTTGATCCATTAAAACATCATATTTTTTGAAACATCATGTTCAATAAGATTCTGAAAGATAAATCTAACGTCAAAACAACcacaaaaaataaacattaactcaaataatactaaaaaaagagaaaaacttTAGTTAAGTTACTAAAAAAACCTCTCTCCCCGTCATGCCACCCCAAAATCCTAAACCCCTCTCTCAGCAGCCGCTAGTAGCTTTTCTGTCAACTGCTCCTCCGCCCAGATTCATTCCAGGTAATCATTCCTCTCCAGCTAGGGTTCTCTACTTTGAGAACTTCCCAGAATTATGGTCCTATTCTGATCTTCAGAGGGCTTTTGCCGAATACCATATTCAAGGTAGGGTTACGATCGCACGTAAAAAGAATcgattgaataaattttttggttttctTCATCTCGAGCCTGATCGGGATGCAAGAGATTCCCTATATATATTGAACAACATATTCATTGATTTATGAGAATTAGGGCTTATTTTCCAAAATATCCAAACCCTATAGTCCGTCCCATGCAATGCAAGATATCTGCTACTGTCAAAAGCATCATGATTTCATTCTTCATTGTGTTATTCTTGCTCTTATTCCCAGGTGGTTAATTAACGTTCGATCGTCTACGATACATTGATGGTTTCTACTCGTCCTAGTTCATCAATTGTTATTGTCAATGCATTACCTGACCTGTTTAATATTTCTTCCTATTTAATGAATCGTGATATTTTATatgattctttctttcttctagGGGGGAAAGTCtgttttacttaattttttcaATCCATAGGACAATGATCAAATTGGGAAAATCTTTCCTAAACTTTCAGATTTCTTTTCTTCCCTTTCTCTTTGGGATGGGTCTTTTTCTTCGGGAGAGCGTTTCGTGTGGATTAACATCTCTGATGTTCCTTTAATTGCCTGGGAAGAGcgttttttcaaattcataggTGATAGGGTTGGCAACATGGTTTCCATTCATCCTTTGGTATCAAGCAAGGAACGGATGGATTCGGGTTTAGTGCTCATATCGACAAGTTCGAATCGTATTGACTGTAATTTTGCCATTACAGTTAATGGCCAAGTCTTTGATAATTCATtcaatttttcttcttcatcagaATCGGACAATGATGAGCAACTTCATGACGGGAAGCACCCTGATTGTCTTAGGAGTAAATCTCTTCCAGTTAATCATACTCCAACACAGACTTCTGTATTTTCTGAACAGGTAATTGCAAAGGGAGATATTGAAACTCAGGTTGTTATGTTAGATGCAGTTCATGTTTCAGAAAATGCAGCTCATGTTTTAGAAAGTCTATTGGATGTTGATAGCAAGGATAGTTCAGATAACTTCTCGATCAATTCGAAGACACTTTTCCAAATCCAGACTTATCTTATATTACTCAACGTAAGAAGTTTAAGGTTATTCCACCAAAGGATTCGCATATATCGTGCTCCCAATATTCTGCAGGTCTTGAAGTGGAATCAGACGGTATTATTTGAGGTTGTATGAGACAGATTGACAATGATCGCCCGGTTATTAATAGTTTGGAGTTTGAGGTGCAAAAAACTTGGGATGCAGGTCTACAAATGGGCTTATTTGCAGTTGAAAATCATAATGGAATCATTAGTCTTATTTCCTAGAGAATAAGCAAGGAGTCTCAGGTTCAAAATCAAGTTTGATAGGTTCTTTTACCTCAAggtttttttaatcttttatgtCTGATATAATCAACTTTATATCATGGAATTTCCGGGGTGTTATGTCTTTTTCGAGAAAACAAAGGATTATTCGttctttaatttagaaaaatagtATTTCTCTTGTGGGTTTTATCGAAAATAAGAAAGAACAGGTGGATGATGTTCTTATTAGTCTTCTTTGGCCAAATAAGGATTTTAGCTACTGCTTTTCGCCTTCAATTGGGGCCTCGGGAGGATTAATTTGTATTTGGGACAGGAATACTCTTACGGCTACTAGAATCGCTATTTTCTCTCGATGGATTTGTATTGATTTTGAGTTTCTtgattttcatatttgatttttgttGGTCTATGGCTGCTCTCTTGCAACTGACAAAAACACCTTGTGGTCTGAAATTGGTCTGGAACTTCAAACTGACAGGATATGTGTTTTCGTAGGAGATTTCAACGAAATATTGCAGCCGTCAGAGAGGGTTAATTGCAATGGGTTTTCGTCAGGTATGCTTCAATTTTCGGATTTCATTAATTCTTATAATCTTGAGGAGTCTCCGCTTCAAGGTCGTTATTCTACTTGGCATAATTCTTTATCTCGTTCAAAGATTTACCGTTGCTTCTTATCTTCATATGCTTTTGTCACTTAGCCAAATTTATGCCTTCATGCTCTTTTGAGGAATTTCTCAGACCACTTTCCAATCATGATTATTTTGGCAGCTGCTTCTAATTGGGGTCTGAAGCCCTTTAGATCAATTAATGCGTGGTGGAGTAACCCATCTTTCCATGATTTGATTTCGCATTCTTGAGGGAATTATCTCTTAATTTTCTGAGAGCTAACCTGGTATTCAAGTTTAAGGAGTTGAGAAAAATCATCAAAGTCTGGAATACtaatttttttggtaacttAAATTCGAGGATTGAGTCTATTCAGAGTTCTATTTAGAATTTGGAAGCTGCAGCTGATTTGAAGGAACTTTCAATGCAGGAGAATGCTAAGCTGAGCACTATGCGTTATGATTTTACTACCGTTTCTAAATAGTTAGAGACTCTATGGCATCAAAAATCGAGGGTAAATTAGAATGCTTCTGGAGACAAGAATATTGAGTTCTTTCATACTATTGCTTCGGTCCATGCCTTGTATTGCATAAATTAATGTAGGGAACAACATTTATTCGGTTCCTAAGGATGTTGAACTTAACATTCATTTGTTCTACAAACATCTTTTCCAGCCCCAAACCAAGGTGATTTTCTCTCTAGATAACTTGTCTATTCGGTCTCTGTCCATGGACCAGGCTGCGGGTTTGGTTTCTTCATTTTCAGAATAGGAAATTTCCTTGACTTTGGTAGATTATGACTAAAAATAAAGCGCCGGGCCCAGATGGGTTTAACttctttttttataagaaaGCTTGGGGTATCATCAAACAAGATTTCTTACACTTATTCTCTGATTTCCACAGAACGGGTACCTTTCTTGCAGGCTTGAACACAACTTTCTTAGTTCTTATTCCTAAAGTGAAAGGGGCTATAGATATCAAAGTTTTCGACCTATCGATCTTATCAATGGAGTTTTCAAGCTTTTGTCTAAAGTCCTGGCTTACAGATTATCCCCTATCCTTCCTTCAATTATTTTAGAGAATCACTTTAACTTTTATTAAAGGAAGAAATATTCATGATTGTCATATGATAGCTTCTGAATTAATTCACAGAGCTAATAGGCGGAAAGATTAAGTTTTTCTTATTAAACTTGATTTTAAAGAGGCATTTGATTCTATTTCTTGGAATTACATTCTTAAAATGCTCGCTAGCATGAATTTTGATAATTCATGGATTAGATGGATGTCTTCATTTTTCTTCTCTACTCAGCTTTCGGTTCTTGTTAATGGTAGTCCTATTAAGAATTTCAACATGGGAAGGGGGTTAGACAGGGAGATCCTTTCTCCCCTATGCTGTTTGTTTTAGCTGTTGAAGGCTTGAAAGCTTTGTTCGAAAAAGCAGTTTCTTTGGGTTTAAATGACGGTATACGCGTGGATTGTTATTCAAATTCGATCTCTCTGCTGCAACTTGTAGATGATAATCTTATTTTCTTACCCAATGATCTAGAGATGGTTAGGAACTTACTTCGAATTCTTCGCTGTTTTGAGTTAGTTTTTGGGCTTGAAATTAATTACCATAAATCTTCCATTATTGGTATTAATGTGGAtgatttatctttatttgaAGCTTCAAATATTCTCATATAAAATCAAAGAATTACCTATTACCTATCTAGGTCTACCTTTATCTCTGAAgccgattaaagccaaatttCGGGATCCTATTGTTTGCAATTTCTCGCAGCAACAGGCAGGTTGGAAAGGAAAATTATTATCTTCGGCTGGCAGACTAGTTTTGGTCAAATTTGTTCTTAGTAGTTTTCCGATTTACTATCTCTACTCTTTTCTTATTCCTCAGTCAGTGGTTCTATCTTTAGAACGTCTCATGCACAAATTTTTATGGAACGGTTCAGTGCTCAACTCGGGTTTTAACAAAGTGGCTTGATCTAATGTTTGTCTTCCTTTTAATCATGGGGGTCTGAATATTACGCCtcttagattaaaaaaaacagaGGTTGCTTATTAAGGGATTTCGAAATTCAAGACTGCGAACATTAACTCACTTTGGTTCAATGTTGTTTCTTATAGCTCAAGCATGCTTAAATGGTATGATACTGAATTAGTTAATCCAAACTTTCTTTCACACTTATGGCGTGGGGTTCAGGTGGGATGCGTCAACAATTCATTAGTTTGGGAGACTTTTAAAAATGGCTTGTATATGACCCTAGGTTAGTAATGGTAATGATATAAGATTTTGGATGGACAATTGGAATGGTCTGGCTCCCCTTTCCACGTCAACAATTCATTAGTTTGGGAGACTTTTAAAAATGGCTTGTATATGACCCTAGGTTAGTAATGGTAATGATATAAGATTTTGGATGGACAATTGGAATGGTCTGGCTCCCCTTTCCACGCTTTTTCcttctttattttctttgtcCATGAGAAAGGATCTAATGGTTTTTGATTTGTATGATCATCAACAGCAGTGTTACATTTTCTCTTGGCGCCGCCGTCTTCGCATCGGAGGACATCAGTTATTGTCTGACCTTCAAGACTTGTTGTTTTCACGTCAGCCTTGTGTTGACAGATTTGATGATACAAGCTGGTTCGACATGACTTTCATGCCGACCTGTTTTGTTACCCGGAGTATTTCAGCAGGTCCTTCTGCGCAACTGAAGCTTTTTGGCAGGTTCTGGAAGTTCAAAATTCCTCCACGAATTTTGTTCTTCATGTAATTGATTGCTAGAGACATAATTGCTTCAAATGATAATTTCTTTCATCGAGGAATTCTCTTTATTAATCAGATTTCTTGCTCAATTTGCTTGGAGGAGGAGACAAGTTCTCACATTATTATTCAACGTCATTTTGCTTGAAACTTCTAGAACTATATTCTTAGATTGTGCAATGTTCATTGGGTTATTCCTTCACATATCCATCTTTTCTTTGATTCTTGGAGTTCAATCTTAGATAAAAGATATCGTTCTCAGTGGCAAATGATATGGTTCTTTTGTATTTAGGAACTATGGAAAGCTCTAAATAAGAAGGTTTTCAGACATGTATTAACAGATGTTGATTCTCTAATCCTCATGGGTATTTGTAGAGCAGTGACCTACTACAAGGATAATCATATTGGTTTTTCTTATTCTGTTTATGATGTATTCAGAAACTTAGATTATTTCTGTAACTCCATTTAGCTCTTTTTGAGCTTTTTTGCCTTCTACTTCTTTGTGGAAGAGCAAATATACTAGTCATTTAACCAAAAAAACAGtaactcaaatattaaaataaacactaaaataaaattttaagaaaatctTCAACTTTTTTCAAACTCtaaaattttggctaaattaaaaaaactttgaTATGTAATAAAAAGAACTTAAAATAAACTAGATCATTCCATAAATTTCACATGCAACTCAAAAGAAAATTGATCAAGCTAACGATCTTCGCAAACAttcaaaaaacaaacaaaaaaactcATTATTGAAGTTTttattgaaaagaaataaaaataattaaatatttatgtaaagGGCGAAGGAGGTTGTTTTGGGGGGAGAACCACACCCTCTAAACTATATAtttggaatttgtttcagaggatacaattttgtttttaataaatttagagttaattattataattttcatgaaatttggtcTGAAATACCATTTTTTCTATGAGttttaattagaaaatgaaTATTTCTCCgcttaattttatatatagggAAATAGTCGGTTTTCAAAACCATGAAGGAAATAATTTTTCGGATCAAATATTATGGGagtaagtatatatatatatatatatatagatagagagagagagagagagagagagagagagagagagagagagagagagagagagagagagagagagagacttAGGGTGAGGATTTTTGCACTCCACCTAATAATAATTGCACTccaattttactttttatagaATGACTTTATTATCCTTCATATAAGACTATttctattttactttttaatattctataattattttctctaaTATAatctctaatatttttttaattctcgattttacataatttaatttaatgataactTTAAGcttcaaataattttatttatttttttattcatttctatattttaattatattaactcaAATACTGATTTTattaatgtattttaaaaataaattgacaactaaagaataattttttttaaaacaaggCTCGTTTCTTTAtgatatatacataaaattgtatgatatattttattagttttcataaaacatataatttttta containing:
- the LOC126656798 gene encoding uncharacterized protein LOC126656798; amino-acid sequence: MASKIEGNNIYSVPKDVELNIHLFYKHLFQPQTKIMTKNKAPGPDGFNFFFYKKAWGIIKQDFLHLFSDFHRTGTFLAGLNTTFLVLIPKVKGAIDIKVFDLSILSMEFSSFCLNMNFDNSWIRWMSSFFFSTQLSGVRQGDPFSPMLFVLAVEGLKALFEKAVSLGLNDGIRVDCYSNSISLLQLVDDNLIFLPNDLEMLQIFSYKIKELPITYLGLPLSLKPIKAKFRDPIVCNFSQQQAGWKGKLLSSAGRLVLVKFVLSSFPIYYLYSFLIPQSVVLSLERLMHKFLWNGSVLNSGFNKVA